ATAAATTCTAAATTAGCAGAAAAAAAATTAAAAGATGAAGTAGATGAATTAAATGACAAATATCAAAGACTTCAAGCCGAATATGCAAACTACAGAAGAAGAACTCAGCAAGAAAAAGAGACAATTGGTGTGTTTGCAAATGAGAAAATAATAACTGAGTTAATACCAGTTATAGATAGTATGGAAAGAGCCTTAGATGCATGTGAAGATAAGGAAGATACTATGTATAAGGGTATAAGCCTTGTACATAAGCAATTAATAGATACTCTAGTAAAATTTGGAGTGGAAGAAATAGAAGCAGAATCTAAGGAGTTTGACCCAAACTTACATCTGGCAGTTATGCAAGAGAGTGTAGATGGAGTAGAAGCAAATCAAATAGTGATGGTACTTCAAAAAGGATATAAGCTAGGAACTAAAGTTATAAGACCTTCAATGGTTAAGGTTTCTTGCTAAGTATATAAATTAAGGTTAAAATATTTAACTTAATATAAAACATACAAATAAGTAAAATTTAATTATATAATTACTCAAGGAGGATTTTTGGTCATGGGAAAAATAATAGGAATAGATTTAGGAACAACAAATTCATGTGTTGCAGTATTAGAAGGTGGAGAAGCACAAATAATAGCAAATAATGAAGGTATGAGAACTACTCCATCAGTAGTGGCATTTACAAAAGATGGTGAAAGAATAGTTGGAGAGCCTGCAAAAAGACAAGCAGTTACAAATGCAGATAAAACAATAACTTCTATAAAAACTCATATGGGAACTGATTACAAAGTAAATATAGATGGAAAATCATATACACCACAAGAAATATCAGCAATAATATTACAAAAACTAAAATCAGATGCAGAAAGTTACTTAGGACAAACAGTAACAGAAGCAGTTATAA
This sequence is a window from Clostridioides difficile. Protein-coding genes within it:
- the grpE gene encoding nucleotide exchange factor GrpE; protein product: MDKKNEQQEVKEENDTSINQESETQVELEDEVVNEECEESSEKTDEEKADDENVTDINSKLAEKKLKDEVDELNDKYQRLQAEYANYRRRTQQEKETIGVFANEKIITELIPVIDSMERALDACEDKEDTMYKGISLVHKQLIDTLVKFGVEEIEAESKEFDPNLHLAVMQESVDGVEANQIVMVLQKGYKLGTKVIRPSMVKVSC